One segment of Belonocnema kinseyi isolate 2016_QV_RU_SX_M_011 chromosome 7, B_treatae_v1, whole genome shotgun sequence DNA contains the following:
- the LOC117176740 gene encoding uncharacterized protein LOC117176740 isoform X2 — protein MPHETCGKEKKNRTNSPVPEQLQSTCRPRSRDPRRCQKHFREIIGKHETKNEELEKKEGDLRQRLEMLECSMPAVMVWNIWRMSQGAPIPNIRRVVEKTLQGFSSDAQPCPSTPSQHYDCRVREVEAERKQAQRRADEARALWTAKEFALEEQKKKLEEARKTQALHKQRIEKLTVQVQELRKARDENARDEEKVRDEGSCQTGECGEKRCKQMCLGDVASTTSVKSTDLECLARLQELAEAELCMKRHITELERREETYMRTLQQADELWSKMEGDTASTMSSLQEQLDLKTAANQQLADKVCSLEDAIEKMNKTLANCRNELGQFVNIERVDAIIGRDDDHAGVVDKNTFAGVQMKDQETMSKQISMVDTDTMDEKRELMDRDTITDGVPCTDSQICGEFDYDSDSEGEPCSPDFACNDVVFSLDGMEDTKEMINKDTITDAIIGSDAIIGSDYDHAEVTDKDTLAGVKMKDKDTMPKEVTMVDTDTMDEKNKMIDKDTITDGVPCVDSVICGEFDYDSDIDGEPCGPDSAYNDAVFTPNGRKETEKEEDITTPKIMTTPNAEETKNEQEGELKVKDETISARKVDLGQESDEEYQMAIENLSDDKILLNEMEVSEKVQVLLVGTPSVIGKLSSNIVRDGEAVEGVDEKEITEIDVAMQDQVEQKQENLSHFLRQQAFLVKDQEIVEIQKDIVSEGRESTKDGKFSQIEEDKKHEGLEKESILQVTKSERRVTGDDKMTVQKDSREDKLSGGQEIGGVIGEQKSKEIGADEQGSKSEGEIGMIEGKETLREGRETSIEGIQIGAVMEEKKAREIRYGQQVRAEERKEITDERKEMLSEGKQMEAVVREKKEKEIKDDEQEYNSEGKEEITVEGRDILSEGEEIVAAIEKEKSTEIRDDGQVQKDEAKNGTIDVIFKKEDREKTFVPDKKDKLCGEAIIPAEKKQAEKDKERGITSEKLEPEINPVFSISGNEDKEMLPADELNVHLTILAEDLQISSIENLREGKAIKKGIGTLTAKNLNKATSEDEQISSIEELEEEIEETVEAELDEEIRPNLPQVKKVGKTTPKYSALILGRKKIPDIPVEGKKESEKYSPCQCDPEMVPQKKPKPVSKDRAEIVGKHVCCCRNKDVSRKETRSRPKLIIIRKTICSRPDEINLHLQRDETISKIKKRKLSYIKVKDESIGTVVSVGLQTQKTVYKEQSTSRRSFIETKSRKYKEAQTVGSDSTVNSSCIISDESAQQVKILKKYKRTTDSESRCFMCKKELSSKNTVYLNKNVQAASSSKTTPPHSELSMVCCSCQEEQQSKSIIQSEIKSRAKEKSKEYPCPRSPAVVEQANISSHISLLKKVSHGKKDQSCLVKIVRSKVEYRERKQKCESEPNVKNRKKLLGKVSKPESDDLGFSQTQSLQTETSKLLDEPSTSCTCITEKTNSVNGNNSINGEKQFKGEVNLSCHCDSD, from the exons atgccTCACGAAACTTGTGGTAAGgaaaagaaaaatagaacaaactcTCCTGTACCGGAGCAACTTCAAAGCACGTGTAGACCTCGTTCAAGGGATCCTCGCAGATGTCAAAAACATTTTCGCGAAATTATCGGTAAGCATGAAACAAAGAACGAGGAACTGGAAAAGAAAGAAGGAGATCTTCGGCAACGTTTGGAGATGCTGGAGTGTTCAATGCCTGCCGTGATGGTTTGGAATATTTGGCGAATGTCACAGGGAGCACCCATTCCAAACATCCGTCGAGTGGTGGAAAAAACGCTTCAGGGATTTTCTTCAGATGCCCAGCCCTGTCCAAGTACTCCCAGTCAGCATTATGACTGCAGAGTTCGAGAAGTCGAAGCTGAGCGAAAACAAGCCCAACGCAGAGCTGATGAAGCTCGGGCTCTCTGGACAGCGAAGGAGTTTGCCTTGGAAGAACAGAAGAAAAAACTCGAAGAGGCTAGGAAAACTCAAGCTTTGCACAAACAAAGAATTGAGAAACTCACGGTCCAAGTTCAAGAACTGAGGAAAGCAAGAGATGAGAACGCCAGAGATGAGGAGAAAGTTAGGGATGAAGGTTCCTGCCAGACGG GTGAATGTGGAGAAAAAAGATGCAAGCAAATGTGTCTTGGCGATGTAGCCAGTACAACTTCGGTGAAATCAACTGACTTGGAGTGCTTGGCTAGACTTCAAGAACTTGCGGAAGCAGAACTTTGCATGAAGCGACATATAACCGAACTGGAACGTCGAGAGGAGACGTATATGAGGACACTTCAACAGGCGGACGAATTATGGTCAAAGATGGAGGGTGATACAGCGAGTACGATGAGTAGCTTGCAGGAACAGCTAGATCTAAAAACAGCTGCTAATCAACAATTGGCAGATAAGGTTTGCTCCTTGGAAGATGCTATAGAAAAAATGAATAAGACACTAGCTAATTGTAGAAACGAATTAGGGCAATTTGTGAACATTGAACGTGTAGATGCAATAATTGGCAGGGATGATGACCATGCAGGAGTCGTGGACAAAAACACTTTCGCTGGGGTACAAATGAAAGATCAAGAAACAATGTCCAAACAAATTTCAATGGTAGATACGGACACTATGGATGAAAAGAGAGAATTGATGGATAGAGACACAATAACTGATGGAGTGCCTTGTACAGACAGCCAAATTTGTGGGGAGTTTGATTACGATTCAGATTCAGAAGGTGAACCATGTAGTCCGGATTTTGCATGCAATGATGTAGTGTTTTCACTTGATGGTATGGAAGATacaaaagaaatgataaataaagACACAATCACTGATGCAATTATTGGTAGTGATGCTATTATTGGCAGTGATTATGACCATGCTGAAGTCACGGACAAAGATACTCTTGCAGGAGTAAAAATGAAAGATAAGGATACAATGCCTAAAGAAGTTACAATGGTCGATACGGACACCATGGatgaaaagaataaaatgataGATAAAGACACTATCACTGATGGGGTGCCCTGTGTAGACAGTGTAATTTGTGGAGAATTTGATTACGATTCAGACATAGATGGTGAACCATGTGGTCCGGATTCTGCATACAACGATGCAGTATTTACACCTAATGGTAGAAAGGAAACAGag aaagaagagGACATTACAACACCAAAGATAATGACAACGCCTAATGCAGAAGAAACTAAGAATGAGCAGGAAGGAGAATTAAAAGTAAAAGACGAAACAATTTCTGCACGCAAGGTAGATTTAGGACAAGAATCAGACGAAGAATACCAAATGGCTATCGAGAATTTATCAGATGATAAG ATTCTGTTAAATGAAATGGAAGTATCAGAGAAAGTGCAAGTACTCCTAGTGGGTACTCCTTCCGTAATTGGAAAACTTTCGTCAAATATAGTTCGAGACGGCGAAGCGGTTGAAGGAGTTGATGAAAAAGAGATTACAGAAATTGATGTTGCCATGCAAGACCAAGTGGAACAGAAGCAGGAAAACTTGTCCCATTTTTTACGTCAACAAGCTTTCCTTGTAAAAGATCAAGAAATAGTAGAGATACAAAAAGATATTGTATCAGAAGGAAGAGAAAGTACAAAAGAtggaaaattttctcaaattgagGAAGATAAAAAACACGAAGGTCTAGAAAAAGAAAGTATATTACAAGTTACAAAATCAGAAAGGAGAGTTACAGGTGATGATAAAATGACGGTACAGAAAGATTCTAGAGAAGACAAATTGTCAGGAGGTCAAGAAATAGGAGGAGTAATAGGAGAACAGAAATCAAAAGAAATTGGGGCTGATGAACAAGGCTCAAAATCAGAGGGAGAAATAGGAATGATTGAAGGTAAAGAAACTTTAAGAGAAGGTAGAGAAACTTCAATAGAAGGTATACAAATAGGAGCGGTAATGGAAGAAAAAAAAGCAAGAGAAATTAGGTATGGTCAACAAGTACGAGCAGAGGAAAGAAAAGAAATCACTGATGAAAGAAAAGAAATGTTATCAGAAGGTAAACAAATGGAAGCAGTAGTgagggaaaaaaaagaaaaagaaattaaggaTGATGAACAAGAATACAATTCAGAGGGAAAAGAAGAAATCACTGTCGAAGGAAGGGATATTTTATCAGAGGGTGAAGAAATAGTAGCAGCAATAGAGAAAGAGAAATCAACAGAAATTAGGGATGATGGACAAGTACAAAAAGATGAGGCAAAAAATGGAACCATTGATGTAATCTTTAAGAAGGAAGATAGAGAAAAAACGTTTGTTCCTGATAAAAAGGATAAGCTCTGTGGTGAAGCGATAATCCCTGCAGAGAAAAAGCAAGCAGAAAAGGATAAAGAAAGAGGGATTACAAGTGAAAAATTGGAACCTGAGATAAATCCCGTTTTTTCGATTTCCGGAAACGAAGATAAAGAAATGTTACCTGCAGATGAATTGAATGTACATCTAACAATTTTAGCAgaagatttacaaatttcatcTATAGAAAACCTAAGGGAAGGGAAGGCAATTAAAAAAGGTATAGGaacgttaactgcaaaaaatttgaataaagcaACTTCAGAAGATGAACAAATCTCCTCCATCGAAGAGTTAGAAGAAGAAATTGAAGAAACAGTAGAAGCTGAATTGGATGAAGAAATAAGACCAAATCTTCCTCAAGTTAAAAAAGTTGGTAAAACAACTCCTAAATATTCAGCTCTTATTTTGGGTAGGAAAAAAATTCCTGACATTCCAGTAGAGGGAAAAAAAGAATCTGAGAAGTATTCCCCCTGTCAATGTGATCCTGAG ATGGTACCCCAGAAAAAACCAAAACCAGTTTCAAAGGATAGAGCAGAAATTGTGGGCAAACATGTATGTTGTTGCAGAAATAAG GATGTCTCTAGAAAAGAAACTAGGTCTCGTCCCAAGCTCATTataataagaaaaacaatttgtAGTCGTCCTGATGAAATCAATTTGCATCTCCAAAGAGACGAAAcaattagcaaaattaaaaaaagaaaactttcctACATTAAAGTAAAAGATGAATCAATAGGAACGGTTGTAAGCGTTGGCTTGCAGACACAAAAAACGGTTTATAAAGAACAATCTACTTCAAGAAGAAGCTTTATTGAAACtaaaagtagaaaatataaagagGCACAAACTGTAGGGTCAGATTCTACTGTGAATTCATCATGCATCATTAGTGATGAGTCAGCTCAGCAggtaaaaatactgaaaaaatataaaagaacaaCAGATTCCGAATCCAGATGTTTCATGTGCAAAAAGGAACTTTCTTCGAAAAATACTGTCTACCtaaataaaaatgtccaagcTGCTTCTTCCTCAAAAACGACTCCTCCACATTCAGAACTTAGTATGGTATGCTGTAGTTGCCAAGAAGAACAACAATCAAAATCAATAATTCAATCCGAAATAAAATCCCGAGCTAAGGAAAAGTCAAAGGAATATCCATGTCCTCGATCACCAGCAGTTGTTGAACAAGCAAATATTAGTTCTCATATTAGTCTTCTGAAAAAAGTGTCACATGGGAAGAAAGATCAAAGTTGTCTCGTAAAAATTGTCCGAAGCAAAGTAGAGTATAGAGAGAGAAAGCAGAAGTGTGAATCAGAACCGAATGTGAAGAACAGGAAAAAGTTGCTGGGAAAAGTTTCGAAACCTGAATCAGATGATTTAGGTTTTTCGCAAACACAATCTTTGCAAACAGAAACGAGTAAATTGCTTGATGAACCTTCTACAAGTTGTACTTGTATAACTGAAAAAACGAACTCTGTGAATGGGAACAATTCAATTAATGGAGAGAAGCAGTTTAAAGGGGAAGTAAATCTCAGCTGTCACTGTGATTCGGATTGA
- the LOC117176740 gene encoding uncharacterized protein LOC117176740 isoform X1 codes for MADEETADKDSNSHRSDLKSKMTDQEEEKGSFSNEIEIKAELLDDKLIENPIGKEKKNRTNSPVPEQLQSTCRPRSRDPRRCQKHFREIIGKHETKNEELEKKEGDLRQRLEMLECSMPAVMVWNIWRMSQGAPIPNIRRVVEKTLQGFSSDAQPCPSTPSQHYDCRVREVEAERKQAQRRADEARALWTAKEFALEEQKKKLEEARKTQALHKQRIEKLTVQVQELRKARDENARDEEKVRDEGSCQTGECGEKRCKQMCLGDVASTTSVKSTDLECLARLQELAEAELCMKRHITELERREETYMRTLQQADELWSKMEGDTASTMSSLQEQLDLKTAANQQLADKVCSLEDAIEKMNKTLANCRNELGQFVNIERVDAIIGRDDDHAGVVDKNTFAGVQMKDQETMSKQISMVDTDTMDEKRELMDRDTITDGVPCTDSQICGEFDYDSDSEGEPCSPDFACNDVVFSLDGMEDTKEMINKDTITDAIIGSDAIIGSDYDHAEVTDKDTLAGVKMKDKDTMPKEVTMVDTDTMDEKNKMIDKDTITDGVPCVDSVICGEFDYDSDIDGEPCGPDSAYNDAVFTPNGRKETEKEEDITTPKIMTTPNAEETKNEQEGELKVKDETISARKVDLGQESDEEYQMAIENLSDDKILLNEMEVSEKVQVLLVGTPSVIGKLSSNIVRDGEAVEGVDEKEITEIDVAMQDQVEQKQENLSHFLRQQAFLVKDQEIVEIQKDIVSEGRESTKDGKFSQIEEDKKHEGLEKESILQVTKSERRVTGDDKMTVQKDSREDKLSGGQEIGGVIGEQKSKEIGADEQGSKSEGEIGMIEGKETLREGRETSIEGIQIGAVMEEKKAREIRYGQQVRAEERKEITDERKEMLSEGKQMEAVVREKKEKEIKDDEQEYNSEGKEEITVEGRDILSEGEEIVAAIEKEKSTEIRDDGQVQKDEAKNGTIDVIFKKEDREKTFVPDKKDKLCGEAIIPAEKKQAEKDKERGITSEKLEPEINPVFSISGNEDKEMLPADELNVHLTILAEDLQISSIENLREGKAIKKGIGTLTAKNLNKATSEDEQISSIEELEEEIEETVEAELDEEIRPNLPQVKKVGKTTPKYSALILGRKKIPDIPVEGKKESEKYSPCQCDPEMVPQKKPKPVSKDRAEIVGKHVCCCRNKDVSRKETRSRPKLIIIRKTICSRPDEINLHLQRDETISKIKKRKLSYIKVKDESIGTVVSVGLQTQKTVYKEQSTSRRSFIETKSRKYKEAQTVGSDSTVNSSCIISDESAQQVKILKKYKRTTDSESRCFMCKKELSSKNTVYLNKNVQAASSSKTTPPHSELSMVCCSCQEEQQSKSIIQSEIKSRAKEKSKEYPCPRSPAVVEQANISSHISLLKKVSHGKKDQSCLVKIVRSKVEYRERKQKCESEPNVKNRKKLLGKVSKPESDDLGFSQTQSLQTETSKLLDEPSTSCTCITEKTNSVNGNNSINGEKQFKGEVNLSCHCDSD; via the exons ATGGCTGATGAGGAAACGGCTGATAAGGATTCAAACTCGCATAGATCAGATCTCAAATCGAAAATGACAGACCAGGAAGAAGAAAAAGGATCTTTCTCAAACGAAATCGAGATAAAGGCAGAGTTACTAGATGATAAATTGATAGAAAACCCGATAGGAAAG gaaaagaaaaatagaacaaactcTCCTGTACCGGAGCAACTTCAAAGCACGTGTAGACCTCGTTCAAGGGATCCTCGCAGATGTCAAAAACATTTTCGCGAAATTATCGGTAAGCATGAAACAAAGAACGAGGAACTGGAAAAGAAAGAAGGAGATCTTCGGCAACGTTTGGAGATGCTGGAGTGTTCAATGCCTGCCGTGATGGTTTGGAATATTTGGCGAATGTCACAGGGAGCACCCATTCCAAACATCCGTCGAGTGGTGGAAAAAACGCTTCAGGGATTTTCTTCAGATGCCCAGCCCTGTCCAAGTACTCCCAGTCAGCATTATGACTGCAGAGTTCGAGAAGTCGAAGCTGAGCGAAAACAAGCCCAACGCAGAGCTGATGAAGCTCGGGCTCTCTGGACAGCGAAGGAGTTTGCCTTGGAAGAACAGAAGAAAAAACTCGAAGAGGCTAGGAAAACTCAAGCTTTGCACAAACAAAGAATTGAGAAACTCACGGTCCAAGTTCAAGAACTGAGGAAAGCAAGAGATGAGAACGCCAGAGATGAGGAGAAAGTTAGGGATGAAGGTTCCTGCCAGACGG GTGAATGTGGAGAAAAAAGATGCAAGCAAATGTGTCTTGGCGATGTAGCCAGTACAACTTCGGTGAAATCAACTGACTTGGAGTGCTTGGCTAGACTTCAAGAACTTGCGGAAGCAGAACTTTGCATGAAGCGACATATAACCGAACTGGAACGTCGAGAGGAGACGTATATGAGGACACTTCAACAGGCGGACGAATTATGGTCAAAGATGGAGGGTGATACAGCGAGTACGATGAGTAGCTTGCAGGAACAGCTAGATCTAAAAACAGCTGCTAATCAACAATTGGCAGATAAGGTTTGCTCCTTGGAAGATGCTATAGAAAAAATGAATAAGACACTAGCTAATTGTAGAAACGAATTAGGGCAATTTGTGAACATTGAACGTGTAGATGCAATAATTGGCAGGGATGATGACCATGCAGGAGTCGTGGACAAAAACACTTTCGCTGGGGTACAAATGAAAGATCAAGAAACAATGTCCAAACAAATTTCAATGGTAGATACGGACACTATGGATGAAAAGAGAGAATTGATGGATAGAGACACAATAACTGATGGAGTGCCTTGTACAGACAGCCAAATTTGTGGGGAGTTTGATTACGATTCAGATTCAGAAGGTGAACCATGTAGTCCGGATTTTGCATGCAATGATGTAGTGTTTTCACTTGATGGTATGGAAGATacaaaagaaatgataaataaagACACAATCACTGATGCAATTATTGGTAGTGATGCTATTATTGGCAGTGATTATGACCATGCTGAAGTCACGGACAAAGATACTCTTGCAGGAGTAAAAATGAAAGATAAGGATACAATGCCTAAAGAAGTTACAATGGTCGATACGGACACCATGGatgaaaagaataaaatgataGATAAAGACACTATCACTGATGGGGTGCCCTGTGTAGACAGTGTAATTTGTGGAGAATTTGATTACGATTCAGACATAGATGGTGAACCATGTGGTCCGGATTCTGCATACAACGATGCAGTATTTACACCTAATGGTAGAAAGGAAACAGag aaagaagagGACATTACAACACCAAAGATAATGACAACGCCTAATGCAGAAGAAACTAAGAATGAGCAGGAAGGAGAATTAAAAGTAAAAGACGAAACAATTTCTGCACGCAAGGTAGATTTAGGACAAGAATCAGACGAAGAATACCAAATGGCTATCGAGAATTTATCAGATGATAAG ATTCTGTTAAATGAAATGGAAGTATCAGAGAAAGTGCAAGTACTCCTAGTGGGTACTCCTTCCGTAATTGGAAAACTTTCGTCAAATATAGTTCGAGACGGCGAAGCGGTTGAAGGAGTTGATGAAAAAGAGATTACAGAAATTGATGTTGCCATGCAAGACCAAGTGGAACAGAAGCAGGAAAACTTGTCCCATTTTTTACGTCAACAAGCTTTCCTTGTAAAAGATCAAGAAATAGTAGAGATACAAAAAGATATTGTATCAGAAGGAAGAGAAAGTACAAAAGAtggaaaattttctcaaattgagGAAGATAAAAAACACGAAGGTCTAGAAAAAGAAAGTATATTACAAGTTACAAAATCAGAAAGGAGAGTTACAGGTGATGATAAAATGACGGTACAGAAAGATTCTAGAGAAGACAAATTGTCAGGAGGTCAAGAAATAGGAGGAGTAATAGGAGAACAGAAATCAAAAGAAATTGGGGCTGATGAACAAGGCTCAAAATCAGAGGGAGAAATAGGAATGATTGAAGGTAAAGAAACTTTAAGAGAAGGTAGAGAAACTTCAATAGAAGGTATACAAATAGGAGCGGTAATGGAAGAAAAAAAAGCAAGAGAAATTAGGTATGGTCAACAAGTACGAGCAGAGGAAAGAAAAGAAATCACTGATGAAAGAAAAGAAATGTTATCAGAAGGTAAACAAATGGAAGCAGTAGTgagggaaaaaaaagaaaaagaaattaaggaTGATGAACAAGAATACAATTCAGAGGGAAAAGAAGAAATCACTGTCGAAGGAAGGGATATTTTATCAGAGGGTGAAGAAATAGTAGCAGCAATAGAGAAAGAGAAATCAACAGAAATTAGGGATGATGGACAAGTACAAAAAGATGAGGCAAAAAATGGAACCATTGATGTAATCTTTAAGAAGGAAGATAGAGAAAAAACGTTTGTTCCTGATAAAAAGGATAAGCTCTGTGGTGAAGCGATAATCCCTGCAGAGAAAAAGCAAGCAGAAAAGGATAAAGAAAGAGGGATTACAAGTGAAAAATTGGAACCTGAGATAAATCCCGTTTTTTCGATTTCCGGAAACGAAGATAAAGAAATGTTACCTGCAGATGAATTGAATGTACATCTAACAATTTTAGCAgaagatttacaaatttcatcTATAGAAAACCTAAGGGAAGGGAAGGCAATTAAAAAAGGTATAGGaacgttaactgcaaaaaatttgaataaagcaACTTCAGAAGATGAACAAATCTCCTCCATCGAAGAGTTAGAAGAAGAAATTGAAGAAACAGTAGAAGCTGAATTGGATGAAGAAATAAGACCAAATCTTCCTCAAGTTAAAAAAGTTGGTAAAACAACTCCTAAATATTCAGCTCTTATTTTGGGTAGGAAAAAAATTCCTGACATTCCAGTAGAGGGAAAAAAAGAATCTGAGAAGTATTCCCCCTGTCAATGTGATCCTGAG ATGGTACCCCAGAAAAAACCAAAACCAGTTTCAAAGGATAGAGCAGAAATTGTGGGCAAACATGTATGTTGTTGCAGAAATAAG GATGTCTCTAGAAAAGAAACTAGGTCTCGTCCCAAGCTCATTataataagaaaaacaatttgtAGTCGTCCTGATGAAATCAATTTGCATCTCCAAAGAGACGAAAcaattagcaaaattaaaaaaagaaaactttcctACATTAAAGTAAAAGATGAATCAATAGGAACGGTTGTAAGCGTTGGCTTGCAGACACAAAAAACGGTTTATAAAGAACAATCTACTTCAAGAAGAAGCTTTATTGAAACtaaaagtagaaaatataaagagGCACAAACTGTAGGGTCAGATTCTACTGTGAATTCATCATGCATCATTAGTGATGAGTCAGCTCAGCAggtaaaaatactgaaaaaatataaaagaacaaCAGATTCCGAATCCAGATGTTTCATGTGCAAAAAGGAACTTTCTTCGAAAAATACTGTCTACCtaaataaaaatgtccaagcTGCTTCTTCCTCAAAAACGACTCCTCCACATTCAGAACTTAGTATGGTATGCTGTAGTTGCCAAGAAGAACAACAATCAAAATCAATAATTCAATCCGAAATAAAATCCCGAGCTAAGGAAAAGTCAAAGGAATATCCATGTCCTCGATCACCAGCAGTTGTTGAACAAGCAAATATTAGTTCTCATATTAGTCTTCTGAAAAAAGTGTCACATGGGAAGAAAGATCAAAGTTGTCTCGTAAAAATTGTCCGAAGCAAAGTAGAGTATAGAGAGAGAAAGCAGAAGTGTGAATCAGAACCGAATGTGAAGAACAGGAAAAAGTTGCTGGGAAAAGTTTCGAAACCTGAATCAGATGATTTAGGTTTTTCGCAAACACAATCTTTGCAAACAGAAACGAGTAAATTGCTTGATGAACCTTCTACAAGTTGTACTTGTATAACTGAAAAAACGAACTCTGTGAATGGGAACAATTCAATTAATGGAGAGAAGCAGTTTAAAGGGGAAGTAAATCTCAGCTGTCACTGTGATTCGGATTGA